In Acropora palmata chromosome 7, jaAcrPala1.3, whole genome shotgun sequence, one genomic interval encodes:
- the LOC141887142 gene encoding uncharacterized protein LOC141887142, whose translation MCTEEEILALEKVSSSVCYKGERCSVAVPWKGERHQLPDNRHMAESRLLSTEKNLKKKEIVEREYKKTIETYVEKGYLCKVPENEAPPPEVWYLPHFPIVKMSKSTTKVRIVFDCSAKCTGISLNGVIHAGPKLQRELFDVLIRFRCNPVALVCDIQEMYLQIEIETEDRPLFRILWRDGETGRNSDVYEFSRVVFGKNSGPFKAQFIAQENARRHQAEFPLAAETVLQSTYMDDSC comes from the coding sequence ATGTGTACTGAAGAAGAGATATTGGCCTTGGAAAAAGTTAGCAGCTCAGTTTGTTACAAAGGTGAGAGATGCAGTGTTGCTGTGCCATGGAAGGGAGAGAGGCATCAACTTCCCGATAATCGTCACATGGCAGAATCCCGTCTTCTCAGCACGGAGAAAAacttgaagaagaaagaaattgttgaaaGAGAGTACAAGAAGACAATCGAGACTTATGTCGAGAAGGGGTACCTGTGTAAAGTCCCAGAGAATGAAGCACCGCCCCCTGAAGTTTGGTACCTACCGCACTTCCCGATTGTTAAGATGAGCAAGTCAACAACCAAAGTAAGGATTGTCTTTGACTGTTCAGCCAAATGCACAGGAATCTCTCTTAATGGTGTCATTCATGCTGGGCCAAAGCTTCAGAGAGAACTGTTTGATGTTCTGATCCGCTTCCGCTGCAACCCGGTTGCCCTTGTTTGTGACATTCAAGAGATGTACCTCCAGATAGAAATTGAGACTGAAGACCGACCGTTGTTCCGAATTCTGTGGCGAGATGGGGAAACAGGCCGCAACTCAGATGTGTACGAATTCTCTAGAGTTGTTTTCGGAAAGAACTCAGGTCCTTTCAAAGCCCAGTTCATTGCCCAGGAGAATGCCAGGCGTCACCAAGCCGAGTTCCCATTAGCAGCAGAAACTGTACTTCAATCCACCTACATGGATGATTCGTGTTGA